Within Thermococcus celer Vu 13 = JCM 8558, the genomic segment AGTTTGGAAAAAGACTTTATAGGCGTTTTGGAACATGGACATGGGGTGGTGAAATGCTGAGGGAAATCGTCGAGGGTTTTGAGGAAACGGTCATCGTGGAAGAGCCCGTGAGCAAGGAGCTCGAGATAACCAGATACCTGCTGAAGTATAAGGACAGGCCGGTTCTGTTCAAAGATGTGGACGGCTGGACGGTCGCGGGGAACATCTGGAGCACGAGGGAGCGGATAGCGTCCTACCTTGGAACCAAAAAGGAGAACCTCCTCCATCTCATAGCAGGGGCCATGGAGAACCCGAGACCCTGCAGGACCGTCGAGAGAGCGCCGTTCATGGCGAACTCCACGGCGGACTTCTCCCTCCGGGAGCTCCCGGTCCCGAGGTACTATCCCAAGGACGGGGGCCAGTACTTCACCTCCGCCATGGTCGTGGCGAAGGACGACGATGGATTCGTGAACATCTCCTTCCACAGGATGATGGTGATCGATGAGAGAAGGGCCGCCATAAGGCTCGTCCCGCGGCACCTCTACGCGATGTGGAAGGAGAAGGCGGAGCGCGGGGAAGAGCTGGACGTTCGGATAATCGTGGGAAACCCCGTGCACATCCTCCTGGCGGGGGGGACGAGCGTGGCCTACGGGACGAGCGAGCTGGAGATAGCCTCGGCGATGAGCGAGATGGCCTTTGGAAGGCCCCTCGAGGTCTTCGAGCTCAAGGGGATTCCCGTGCCGGTCGAGACGGAGTTCGTCTTCGAGGCGAGGATACTCCCCGAGCTGACGGACGAGGGCCCCTTCGTCGACATAACCGGAACCTACGACCGCGTGAGAAAACAGCCCGTGGTCGTCTTCGAGAGGATGCACCACGTTGATGATCCCGTCTTCCACGCCCTCCTGTCGGGCGGTTACGAGCACTACATGCTGATGGGCCTCCCAAAGGAGCCGCAGATATACGAGAGCGTCAAGCGGGTCGTGCCGAGGGTTCACGGTGTCAGGCTCACAGAGGGCGGCGCCATGTGGCTCCACGCCATCGTCTCCATCACCAAGCAGCACGACGGCGACGGCAAGAACGCGATTCTGGCGGCTTTCGCGGGGCACCCGAGCCTCAAGCACGTCGTTGTGGTTGACGATGACATCGATATCTACGACGACCGCGAGGTGGAGTGGGCGATAGCGACGCGCTTCCAGGCCGACAGGGACTTAATCCTCATCCCGAACGCTCGGGGCAGCTCCCTCGACCCCTCCGCAGATAGGAGCATGACGACCAAGTGGGGGGTGGACGCGACGAAGCCTCTGGAGGGAAAGGAGGAGTTCGAGAGGGCGAGGGTTTAGTCCGTTTTCCCTTCCAACTATCGTACCCCCAGGTCATTGAAAAGGGGGACTCAAAGGCCTCTGGCACGATTCTAAGGACGTGCGAAACGAAAAAAAGGTGAGGGGTTCATCCCACCATCTCGAGGAATATCTCCTCGAGGCTGGGCTCCTTCACCTGCATTGCGAGGATCTTCGCGCCCCGCTTCACCACGAAGTCGTAGACCTCTTCCCTGATGTCATCCGCGGCCACAATGCGGTACTTCCTGTCCCCCAGCGGCGTAACCGTCCACTCCACCCCGCTGAAGTCAACCGGGACGTTCGTTTCGAGGATCACGGTGTAGCCCGCCTTCGTCAGGAACCTCCGTTTAATGGCGTCGAGGTTGCCCTCCACGCGTAGCCTCCCCTTGACTATGACCCCGACGGTGTCGCACACCTCCTCCACGTGGGCGAGGATGTGGCTCGAGAAGAAAACCGTCTTGCCGGCCTTCCTCTGCTCCCTTATCACGTCCTTGAATTCGGCTATCCCCTTCGGGTCGAGGCCCGTCATCGGCTCGTCGAGGATTAGGAGCTCCGGGTCGTTGATGAGCGCCTGGGCGAGGAGGACGCGCTGTCTCATCCCCTTCGAGAACTTGCCGACCTTCCTGTTCCTGTACTCCCAGATGTTAAGTTCCTTGAGGAGTTCCTCGATGCGCTTCCCTCGTTCGGCCTTTGGTATCCCGAAGGCGTCGGCTATCGTATCAAGGGTCTGAACAGGCGTGAGGAAGTCCCAGAGCGTGGCGTGCTCGGGCATGTAACCGATTCTGGCCTTCGCCCTGACGAGCTCCCCCTCGTTGAACTTCCCGCCGTTGAACACCTCCGTATCGAAGAGCTGGATCTTCCCCTCCCGGGGAAATATGAGGCCGAGCGTGCTCAGGATGGTGGTGCTCTTCCCGGCCCCGTTGGGCCCGAGGAAGCCGTATACCTGGCCGGCTTTTACCTCGAGGCTGAGGCCATCCAGAGCGCGAACGCTTCCGTAAGTCTTGACGAGGTTCTCAATCCTGATCATGCTATCACCTCAGGTCCATGCGGAGGAAGCGGTAGAACGCGAGGCCGAGGTAGACGAGGGTGAGGCCGAGCAGTATGCCGACGTTGACGGGGTTCTCTCGGATGGCCCTGCCGATTCCACGGTACTCCACCCTCAGGTCTCCGGCTTCCCCTGTAATCCTGTTGGCATCGCTTACTATGACGTCTATCTGGGTTGTCGGGATATAGAACAGGTATTTTGTCTGGTACTCCTTGTACTTCGC encodes:
- a CDS encoding ABC transporter ATP-binding protein, translated to MIRIENLVKTYGSVRALDGLSLEVKAGQVYGFLGPNGAGKSTTILSTLGLIFPREGKIQLFDTEVFNGGKFNEGELVRAKARIGYMPEHATLWDFLTPVQTLDTIADAFGIPKAERGKRIEELLKELNIWEYRNRKVGKFSKGMRQRVLLAQALINDPELLILDEPMTGLDPKGIAEFKDVIREQRKAGKTVFFSSHILAHVEEVCDTVGVIVKGRLRVEGNLDAIKRRFLTKAGYTVILETNVPVDFSGVEWTVTPLGDRKYRIVAADDIREEVYDFVVKRGAKILAMQVKEPSLEEIFLEMVG
- a CDS encoding UbiD family decarboxylase — protein: MLREIVEGFEETVIVEEPVSKELEITRYLLKYKDRPVLFKDVDGWTVAGNIWSTRERIASYLGTKKENLLHLIAGAMENPRPCRTVERAPFMANSTADFSLRELPVPRYYPKDGGQYFTSAMVVAKDDDGFVNISFHRMMVIDERRAAIRLVPRHLYAMWKEKAERGEELDVRIIVGNPVHILLAGGTSVAYGTSELEIASAMSEMAFGRPLEVFELKGIPVPVETEFVFEARILPELTDEGPFVDITGTYDRVRKQPVVVFERMHHVDDPVFHALLSGGYEHYMLMGLPKEPQIYESVKRVVPRVHGVRLTEGGAMWLHAIVSITKQHDGDGKNAILAAFAGHPSLKHVVVVDDDIDIYDDREVEWAIATRFQADRDLILIPNARGSSLDPSADRSMTTKWGVDATKPLEGKEEFERARV